Genomic window (Terriglobales bacterium):
AACAATACAAGATCCCGACCGACCTGCCTCTCGTCGTTCAGGTGTCTCGCTTCGACCGCTGGAAAGACCCCCAGGGAGTGATTGAAGCCTTTCGGATCGCCAGGAAAAAGGTCGACTCCACGTTGGTCCTGGTGGGCAACGTCGCGACCGACGACCCAGAAGGAGACACGATCTTTGAGTCTCTCTTGAACTGCAGGGAAGAGCGCGTTGTGATCCTGAGCTGTCAGGACGCAGTGTTGGTCAACGCTTTGCAGCGTCGTGCGGCCGTGGTACTGCAGAAGTCGCTGCGAGAGGGTTTTGGGCTCACTGTGGCCGAAGCCATGTGGAAGGGCACGCCTGTGATCGGCGGCAACGTGGGCGGGATCCGTTGCCAGATCCAGGACGGGGTCAACGGGTTCTTGGTTTCGTCAGCGCAGGAGGCGGCAGATCGGATCGTCCAGGTGCTGACGGATCACACATTGCACCAGAAGCTCGGCCACAAGGCCAAGGAGACCGTGCGTCAACACTTTCTTCTCAGTGGGTCCGTGGAGCACTACCTCGACCTCTTCGCCTCGTTCGAGACGATCTATCGCCTTAACTATCGTGGGTACGCCTGAAGAAGTACAGGCGAGCCGCGAGTGGCTGATTGGAGGTTTCGCTACCCTTGGACAATGCACAGGGCTCTTTCCCCCGGACAGGAACGAGACGCAGGTATCCCGCATCTAGCTACCGGAGAAAGAGCAATCAGTTCCAGGCGCTGTTTTCGCCCTGCCGGCTCGCTCACGCCCGCTAGGCGCCTCAAATTCCGCCCCGCGCCTCCAGTCTCCCTTGCTCGATCAGAACCAAGAGAAAGGGCACGCGCCCGAAAGGCCCGTGCCCAACACCTTACTCTTATGGCTCGCTCCGCGGAGGCCTAGTGCGACGGCCGCTTGCGCAGCGAGTTCGCGAGACCCAAAAGTCCGGCGCCAACCAGCAGCATGGTACCGGGCTCCGGTACCGTCTCGTACTCGTCGCTATAGATGTGATAGACCGCGTATTCGGTGTATGGGAACGTCTCCGGGATGACCAGCCCCGAGTTGTCGCCCATGAAATCCCCCGGCAGGGCGAAGCCGTCCGCGATCATCAGGGTGATATCGCCCGGCCCGTAGATGAAGTCGGGGATCATGGCTTCTGAATACAGGATCACCACATAGCCCCCGAGTTCCGGAACGTTCGCGAACCGGACCAGATCGCTCCACATCGGATCGTTGGGATCGATCGCGCCATGAACCGAAGTCGGGCAGGTGTATCCCGGCTCGCACAGCAGGATGTCCCCCAACGCCATGAAGGGGAGGCCCGGTGTGACGCTGATCTCGTTCGGGTTCTCGTAAACGTTGATGAAGTCGTCTGCAGAGGCCGGCATGGCGAGCATCAGCAGCGCCAGCACTGCGAAAGCTAACCCGGCGTATCTGAGCTTCATGAGACCTCCTCCTTCCTGACGCGTTGGCCCTTCCCGATGGGGATGCCATCGCGACAACCAACACGTCCCCGCTCACAATGTGCGCACGTTGGTTGCCAACCTGGCGGTTCGCCAAGCGCAGACCGCTCAGCATCATCAAGATTTGGTTGGAGCGGGAATCTGTGCAATCACCTGCACAGGAAGGACAGACCGTTACCACTCCAGATTTGGGACAAGCACTCCCT
Coding sequences:
- a CDS encoding PEP-CTERM sorting domain-containing protein gives rise to the protein MKLRYAGLAFAVLALLMLAMPASADDFINVYENPNEISVTPGLPFMALGDILLCEPGYTCPTSVHGAIDPNDPMWSDLVRFANVPELGGYVVILYSEAMIPDFIYGPGDITLMIADGFALPGDFMGDNSGLVIPETFPYTEYAVYHIYSDEYETVPEPGTMLLVGAGLLGLANSLRKRPSH